CCGACGTCTGACTCCACGCTTCATTCGTCTGCATTTGTTCCTTGAAGCGAGCCAGATTTTCCGGTGTATTACCCATGGAAATGATGAAGACGACTTCCGGGTCCTGCTTGACGACGTATTCCAAACTGAGAGGAATAAACTGGCCCGTCAGGGATGTATCCAGTTCGGCAATATTTACACCGTGAAGGCGCTGCAGCAAATCGCCGGAAAATGTCTCGCTGCTGGCCATGCTGTTGCTGTCCGGGTTGCTGAACAAAATCAGTGTCCGCGGGCCCGTCTTGCCTTCAGTCATAGCGACAGCATCACGGCACTGCTTGACAATTCTGTCCGTCTCTTCCTGGGCTTTTGCCGTATTGCCGGTCAATTCGCCAAAAAACTTCATCGTTTTCAGCGTGTCCTCGTAATTGTCCAGCGAATTGATATACAGCGGAATATGATTCTGCTTCATCGTTTCCCGCAGCTGATTATGGAACGGCACGTTGACGCCGATGACCAAATCGGGTTTTAAGGACAATATTTTTTCGATATTCGGCGAATGAATAATCCCGATTTCCGGCACGTCAGCGACGGCTTTTGCCAGTTCCGGCGACAGCGACTGCGACGTCGGCCTGCCGACAACCTGCGACGCCCCGCCGGCTGCAACGTACATATCCATGTTGGACGCATTTAAAAAGACAACACGCTGCGGATGCTCCGGGATCTCCATTGTCTCACCCGTACTGTCCGTCACCTGCCGCATGGCTGCCGTTGACGCTGCTATTCCGCCCTGTGTCATCATGTATACGATGCCGCCGAACAAGCAGATAACAAAAGCTGCTGCGACATATAAAATTACTTTGCGCAATCAAATCCCTCCCCAAGACATACGTTATATGATATGAGTTGCATTTTATTAAAGAAATGATAATCACTATCTATAACTATAGCAGGATTCTTCCTTGTTTTCTACTCCAAATAGACATAAAAATAACCCATTTCGTTATGTTAATAAATAATAATTATCCTAAAGCGACATCCAGAGCCATCATGACGGTAAACCCTAACGAAAAGGAAAGAGCGCCAACGTTAGAATGTTTTCCGAAAGACATTTCCGGAATCAGTTCTTCCACGACGACGTACATCATCGCACCGGCAGCCAGGCTCAGCAGGTACGGCAGCAGCGGCACAACGAGACTGGTCA
This region of Megasphaera stantonii genomic DNA includes:
- a CDS encoding ABC transporter substrate-binding protein, with translation MRKVILYVAAAFVICLFGGIVYMMTQGGIAASTAAMRQVTDSTGETMEIPEHPQRVVFLNASNMDMYVAAGGASQVVGRPTSQSLSPELAKAVADVPEIGIIHSPNIEKILSLKPDLVIGVNVPFHNQLRETMKQNHIPLYINSLDNYEDTLKTMKFFGELTGNTAKAQEETDRIVKQCRDAVAMTEGKTGPRTLILFSNPDSNSMASSETFSGDLLQRLHGVNIAELDTSLTGQFIPLSLEYVVKQDPEVVFIISMGNTPENLARFKEQMQTNEAWSQTSAVKNGRIYDLPMELFTVNPGSNIGEAMEYMADCLYGQGGI